From one Dermacentor silvarum isolate Dsil-2018 chromosome 3, BIME_Dsil_1.4, whole genome shotgun sequence genomic stretch:
- the LOC119446158 gene encoding mucin-19-like, whose translation MAIPRRLALPVALILAAAVAACLIPLAESRALTIKKRAAFYIANDTVCNVDGVLYRSGDPIPTEDPCETCKCRPPGFACTLRECEVRPNCKAVRREGQCCPEYHCGCEQDGQFYKDGEVVPSPQSPCYVCYCQGSSISCSLVACQFRGDCEPRYVDGECCPRYDHCPPTEDPLSTTTVQLPWSPFTSPRTTGRFFTTRFQPTTIPGAGLSTHVPGGSTKHGVTRFEPTAVPGAGLSSRAPGGITKDGVLITRTAFPTSTESTRTTERINPEQTAFPSSLYDDLSSPQPVPDVTNPVKRYTTHLPPPEETQATAGAAGGAQSTDSVKPLDAAVQSQDVDDKLKSTVGKDATETSVAVGGNNEGSRTVTRHILPATIVPGAAVPVVPAVLPEAGPVVIANVPVHPVVTTVGLGTVQPTVTGTVLHVTGDVGATQGTGLPGTAAAGGALATSAGTVVGGAEHSGTALVDQTNQGAAVDTAATTSASVGDATHTLAGGDATTHDGASSPTVTATSELTNGASTTGAVTDASSVTAATNNGATADTHVDTTAMGDVQASGDSTSHTDVALDSHSGGMDHTDATSGMPTGSGIQVMVTAGGQTDGADHTTPETVTASQTLSPDAASSSSKETTVTSGSTDATSTIAGNVPDATATHMAEAGTAEATDLSSGTDASSTAGHQSDAHAGDTATTGSDSTPPLMLADAAPPSASGDSSAASSTDSTPGTTAGDAASAVTSGDAAPATTSGDAAPATTSGDAAPATASGDAAPATASGEASGDAAPATTSGDAAPAAASGDAAPATTSGDAAAATTSGDAAPATTSGDAAPATTSGDAAPATTSGDAAPATTSGDAAPATTSGDAAPATTSGDAAPATTSGDAAPATTSGDAAPATTSGDAAPATTSGDAAPATTSGDAAPATTSGDAAPATTSGDAFPATTSGDAAPALTLGEAASAPALGDAATTPASSESTTATSTGDSAPVTATGDSAPVTSGDSTLATGTGESSPETTTGNSATSNTAEVSVSAATAGDSASGNGDINPTSGLANSPDVTTGSISAVGHDDSATPTTVTSVADHASETTPTSTSGSDASSEPAPASTESSTGSAGADSTKGDATTTASPSSGMEPGPATFEGRGSVQDGEVGSGSSDATPVPPASSELTTPAAGPSPSLTEEKAIEQDSSSESSAMKPAEEGAGQTTTTAGLAVPEAGSATTGAESVTPSSTEAVASGESQPSTPAPAAEEHPLGDEPHHDEGAVESTEAPKKEDEPATDAPASAPVDEHPQGDAPVVPEVKTEENEAVPPKDSNESGAPQREEKSNDVSDSAGHDDSTTPADQGPTPDAFGAGSGADSTSSAAPKSEDTTMSENVEREQHPGGEPDATTTQPQETPTTTAEAPHHDEDDDSGRTPVTETPIVPEEAHTVSPDNEGEKPEASTEPPQNDAPPHDEATPGDSAAPHDNGAAPGTTAPAEGASGGDLPPVGAAPAAPEPAPEPAPEPAQNQPRTSTTTCTTTCTSAKAKW comes from the exons GCGATCCCCCGGAGACTGGCCTTGCCCGTGGCGCTCATTTTGGCGGCAGCAGTGGCAGCCTGTCTGATCCCCTTGGCCGAGAGCA GAGCTCTGACAATCAAGAAGAGGGCTGCTTTTTACATCGCCAACGACACCG TGTGCAACGTCGATGGCGTGCTCTACCGGAGCGGCGACCCCATCCCCACGGAGGACCCGTGCGAAACATGCAAGTGCCGTCCACCTGGTTTCGCCTGCACGCTCCGCGAGTGCGAGGTGAGGCCCAACTGCAAGGCTGTCCGCCGAGAGGGTCAGTGCTGCCCGGAGTACCACTGCG GCTGCGAGCAGGACGGCCAGTTCTACAAGGATGGTGAAGTGGTTCCCAGCCCGCAGAGCCCGTGCTACGTGTGCTACTGCCAGGGCAGCTCCATCAGCTGCTCCCTGGTCGCTTGCCAGTTCCGAGGCGACTGTGAGCCGCGATACGTGGACGGCGAGTGCTGCCCGCGCTACGACCACTGCCCGCCCACAG AGGACCCATTGAGCACCACAACCGTCCAACTGCCATGGTCGCCCTTCACGAGCCCGCGCACGACGGGCAGGTTCTTCACCACGCGGTTCCAACCGACGACGATTCCCGGTGCCGGCCTGTCCACCCACGTTCCTGGTGGAAGCACGAAACATGGCGTTACGCGCTTCGAACCGACGGCCGTTCCTGGTGCTGGCTTGTCCAGCCGTGCTCCCGGTGGAATCACGAAGGATGGTGTGCTGATTACACGGACCGCCTTCCCAACGTCCACTGAGTCTACGAGAACCACTGAGCGTATCAACCCGGAGCAGACTGCTTTCCCCAGCTCGCTGTACGACGACTTGTCTTCCCCGCAACCTGTTCCTGACGTCACCAACCCTGTGAAGAGGTATACGACTCACCTGCCACCACCAGAAGAAACACAAGCCACCGCCGGCGCTGCAGGCGGAGCGCAGAGCACCGACTCCGTGAAGCCACTGGACGCTGCCGTGCAGAGTCAGGACGTTGATGACAAGCTCAAGTCGACAGTGGGCAAGGACGCTACTGAAACCTCTGTTGCAGTCGGCGGCAACAATGAAGGGTCTCGCACCGTCACACGGCACATTCTCCCTGCAACCATTGTGCCTGGTGCAGCAGTTCCCGTGGTTCCAGCCGTGCTCCCAGAAGCGGGACCAGTTGTGATCGCCAACGTTCCTGTTCACCCAGTGGTCACAACTGTCGGGCTCGGAACTGTTCAGCCGACCGTCACCGGAACTGTGTTGCATGTTACTGGAGATGTCGGGGCGACACAGGGCACCGGGTTACCAGGAACAGCAGCAGCGGGTGGAGCCCTCGCCACGTCTGCCGGCACCGTTGTAGGAGGAGCTGAGCATTCTGGAACTGCCCTTGTTGATCAAACCAACCAGGGCGCTGCGGTCGACACTGCTGCAACCACGAGTGCTTCAGTCGGAGACGCTACACACACCCTGGCAGGTGGCGACGCCACAACTCACGACGGCGCTTCCTCTCCAACAGTCACTGCTACTTCCGAGCTGACCAACGGTGCTTCCACCACAGGTGCAGTAACGGATGCTTCATCAGTAACAGCAGCAACCAACAACGGTGCAACCGCTGACACTCACGTTGACACTACCGCTATGGGTGACGTTCAGGCTAGTGGTGATAGCACGAGCCACACAGACGTTGCGCTGGACAGCCACTCTGGCGGAATGGACCACACTGATGCCACTTCTGGCATGCCTACTGGCAGCGGAATTCAAGTAATGGTGACAGCAGGCGGCCAGACCGATGGGGCCGATCACACTACACCGGAAACCGTTACTGCTTCGCAGACACTGAGCCCAGACGCTGCATCCTCCTCTTCGAAGGAAACCACTGTCACTTCGGGCTCAACTGACGCTACCAGCACCATAGCAGGAAACGTCCCAGACGCGACTGCCACTCACATGGCGGAAGCCGGTACAGCTGAAGCCACCGATCTCTCTTCTGGCACTGACGCTAGTAGCACGGCTGGACATCAAAGCGACGCCCATGCTGGGGACACTGCAACCACAGGCAGCGATTCTACTCCTCCACTCATGCTAGCCGATGCCGCCCCTCCATCGGCTTCTGGTGACTCCTCTGCGGCAAGTTCGACCGATTCTACACCAGGCACGACTGCTGGCGACGCAGCCTCTGCAGTGACTTCGGGTGATGCTGCTCCAGCAACGACTTCCGGTGACGCTGCTCCAGCAACGACTTCCGGTGATGCTGCTCCAGCAACGGCTTCCGGTGACGCTGCTCCAGCAACGGCTTCCGGTGAGGCTTCCGGTGACGCTGCTCCAGCAACGACTTCCGGTGACGCTGCTCCAGCAGCGGCTTCCGGTGACGCTGCTCCAGCAACGACTTCCGGCGACGCTGCTGCAGCAACGACTTCCGGTGACGCTGCTCCAGCAACGACTTCCGGTGACGCTGCTCCAGCAACGACTTCCGGTGACGCTGCTCCAGCAACGACTTCCGGTGACGCTGCTCCAGCAACGACTTCCGGTGACGCTGCTCCAGCAACGACTTCTGGTGACGCCGCCCCAGCAACGACTTCCGGTGACGCCGCCCCAGCAACGACTTCCGGTGACGCCGCCCCAGCAACGACTTCCGGTGACGCCGCCCCAGCAACGACTTCCGGTGACGCTGCCCCGGCAACGACTTCCGGTGACGCTGCCCCGGCAACGACTTCCGGTGACGCTGCCCCGGCAACGACTTCCGGTGACGCTGCCCCGGCAACGACTTCTGGTGATGCTTTCCCTGCAACGACTTCCGGTGACGCTGCCCCTGCACTTACTTTGGGCGAGGCCGCCTCTGCGCCTGCCTTGGGTGATGCTGCCACTACACCGGCTTCCAGTGAATCTACCACCGCAACCAGCACTGGAGACTCCGCGCCAGTAACCGCAACCGGTGATTCCGCCCCAGTGACATCGGGTGATTCTACACTTGCAACGGGTACTGGTGAATCTAGCCCAGAAACTACAACTGGTAACTCAGCCACGTCAAACACAGCCGAGGTTTCGGTCTCGGCAGCAACTGCTGGTGACTCTGCATCTGGAAACGGAGACATCAACCCTACTTCCGGCCTTGCCAACTCACCTGATGTTACTACAGGAAGCATTTCTGCTGTTGGGCACGATGATTCGGCGACACCGACTACTGTGACAAGCGTTGCTGATCATGCCAGTGAAACCACCCCCACGTCGACCTCAGGTTCCGATGCCAGCAGTGAACCTGCTCCTGCTTCTACAGAAAGCTCTACTGGGAGCGCAGGCGCTGATTCAACAAAGGGCGACGCTACAACTACTGCTAGTCCTAGTTCAGGTATGGAACCCGGCCCAGCAACGTTTGAAGGCCGAGGCTCCGTTCAAGACGGAGAAGTTGGTTCCGGTTCTAGTGATGCCACACCAGTTCCCCCTGCGTCTTCGGAATTGACTACGCCAGCAGCTGGTCCTTCCCCTTCCCTCACTGAAGAAAAAGCTATCGAACAagatagcagcagcgaatcaaGTGCTATGAAACCAGCAGAAGAAGGAGCCGGCCAAACAACGACCACGGCAGGATTAGCGGTACCAGAGGCTGGTTCGGCCACTACGGGAGCTGAATCAGTGACGCCATCATCAACCGAGGCGGTGGCTTCCGGAGAAAGCCAACCAAGCACGCCAGCTCCAGCTGCAGAGGAACATCCTCTCGGTGATGAGCCTCACCACGACGAAGGCGCGGTCGAGAGTACCGAGGCTCCCAAGAAGGAAGACGAGCCAGCTACTGACGCTCCCGCCTCTGCACCCGTTGACGAGCACCCACAGGGTGACGCCCCAGTTGTTCCCGAAGTCAAGACTGAAGAAAACGAAGCTGTGCCACCCAAGGACAGCAATGAATCCGGCGCGCCGCAGCGGGAAGAGAAATCGAACGACGTCTCAGACAGCGCGGGCCACGATGACTCAACCACACCAGCAGATCAAGGACCGACACCCGATGCTTTCGGAGCCGGCAGTGGAGCCGACAGCACATCATCTGCGGCGCCAAAGAGTGAGGACACCACCATGTCTGAAAACGTAGAACGTGAACAGCATCCAGGAGGAGAACCAGATGCTACAACCA